From a single Anomalospiza imberbis isolate Cuckoo-Finch-1a 21T00152 chromosome 16, ASM3175350v1, whole genome shotgun sequence genomic region:
- the NLRC3 gene encoding NLR family CARD domain-containing protein 3 isoform X1, producing MEEPMVQKHVESLQSSCGNGLETGALQRLTNLLLVEGLTDIQQKEHDILQVETTKGLPSVSKSIPLEKLFLPLSKVSIPPRISVTIGVAGIGKSTLVKLFVCSWAKGEINRDIMSVLPLTFRELNTYEKLSAERLICSAFPHTTEPGCISAGAARTLLILDGLDEFKTPLDFSNAVVCTDPKKEIQVDNLITNIIRGNLLQEASVWVTSRPAAARQIPSGLVDRMTEIRGFGAAEMKDFLEQMFPGNRDLSSQVLQHIRANRSLQVLCTIPGFCWISGSSIAYFLKHSSDQSQEATVVPRTLSEIYSYYFKMALSGDWLEKPRETLRIEQAVNTSKKLVGSLGRLAFYGLLRRKHVFYEQDMKAYGIDLSLLHSCLSTRLLLKEDMQASTAYYFSHLTMQEFLAALYYYTAAKRAIFDLFTESGMSWPKLGFLNHFRSAVQRALQAEDRQLDVFIRFLSGLLSPQVNKLLSGWLLAKDEHGGFRSQAIGVLQGCLNAEHAVSSRAVNAMRCLHEMQHTDTAKAVEEAMRSGSLAGMLTPMNCSALAYLLQVSDVCLEETNLSNCLTYNVCKSLLSQLLFCHSLRLDNNQFKDDVMELLGSVLSGKDCQIQRLSLAENHISNKGAKALARSLLVNRSLMVLDLRSNSIGPTGAKALADALKKNQILLSLNLQHNSIKEDGATFLAEALLTNHRLVTLHLQKNAIGAQGAQKIAEALKQNCSLRELILSSNSVGDNGSIALAEALRVNHSLQSLDLQSNSISSAGVAALTAALCSNKGLLSLNLRENSISKEGGPAIARALRSNSTLRKLDLAANLLYDDGGKAIALAIRENRALTSLHLQWNFIQAKAATALAQALQSNSSLASLDLQENAIGDEGMAALSAALKVNTTLADLHLQVASIGAAGAQALAEALMVNKSLQILDLRGNSLGPAGAKAVANALKVNRSLRWLNLQENSLGMDGAICIATALKGNHGLTYVNLQGNRIGQSGAKMISDAIRTNSPDCVVDV from the exons ATGGAAG AACCCATGGTGCAGAAGCACGTGGAGAGCCTCCAGAGCTCCTGTGGGAATGGCCTGGAGACAGGAGCCCTGCAGCGCCTCACCAACCTGCTGCTGGTGGAAGGCCTGACCGACATCCAGCAGAAGGAGCACGACATCCTGCAGGTTGAGACCACCAAAGGCCTGCCAAGCGTCTCCAAGAGCAtccccctggagaagctgttcCTGCCTCTCTCCAAAGTCAGTATCCCCCCTCGGATCTCTGTCACCATCGGCGTGGCCGGGATTGGCAAGAGCACTCTGGTGAAGCTGTTTGTCTGCAGCTGGGCAAAGGGGGAGATCAACAGGGACATCATGTCTGTGCTGCCCCTCACCTTCCGGGAGCTCAACACCTACGAGAAGCTCTCTGCTGAGCGCCTCATCTGCTCGGCCTTCCCCCACACCACCGAGCCCGGCTGCATCTCGGCCGGAGCCGCCCGGACCCTGCTCATCCTCGACGGCCTGGATGAGTTCAAGACCCCCTTGGATTTTTCCAACGCAGTGGTTTGCACTGATCCCAAAAAGGAGATCCAAGTGGACAACCTGATCACCAACATTATAAGGGGAAACCTGCTGCAGGAGGCCTCTGTGTGGGTCACGTCACGGCCGGCGGCGGCCAGGCAGATTCCCAGCGGGCTGGTGGACCGCATGACGGAAATCCGAGGGTTTGGGGCTGCAGAGATGAAGGACTTCTTGGAGCAGATGTTCCCGGGCAACAGAGACCTGTCCAGCCAAGTCCTGCAGCACATCAGGGCTAACAGGTCGCTCCAAGTCCTGTGCACCATTCCTGGTTTTTGCTGGATTTCTGGCTCCTCGATCGCTTATTTCCTAAAACATAGCAGCGATCAATCCCAAGAAGCAACTGTGGTCCCCAGGACCCTGTCAGAAATCTACtcctattattttaaaatggctCTGAGTGGTGACTGGCTGGAAAAGCCGAGAGAAACCCTCAGGATTGAGCAGGCTGTGAACACCAGCAAGAAGCTGgtgggcagcctgggcaggcTGGCCTTCTACGGGCTGCTCCGGAGGAAACACGTGTTCTACGAGCAGGACATGAAGGCCTACGGCATCGACCTCTCCCTGCTGCACAGCTGCCTCTCCACCCGCCTCCTGCTCAAGGAGGACATGCAGGCCTCCACAGCCTACTACTTCTCCCACTTAACCATGCAGGAGTTCCTGGCAGCTCTTTATTACTACACGGCGGCCAAGCGGGCCATCTTCGACCTCTTCACGGAGAGCGGCATGTCCTGGCCCAAGCTGGGCTTCCTCAACCACTTCAGGAGCGCCGTTCAGAGGGCGCTGCAGGCCGAGGACAGGCAGCTGGACGTCTTCATCCGCTTCCTCTCGGGGCTCCTGTCCCCGCAGGTGAACAAGCTGCTGTCGGGGTGGCTGCTGGCGAAGGACGAGCACGGCGGGTTCAGGAGCCAGGCCATCGGCGTCCTGCAGGGCTGCCTGAACGCCGAGCACGCCGTCTCCTCACGCGCCGTCAACGCCATGCGCTGCCTGCACGAGATGCAGCACACGGACACCGCCAAGGCCGTGGAGGAGGCCATGAGGAGCGGGAGCTTGGCCGGGATGCTCACCCCCatgaactgctctgccctggcttATCTCCTGCAGGTCTCTGACGTCTGCCTGGAGGAGACAAACCTCTCCAACTGCCTCACCTACAATGTCTGTAAGAgcctgctctcccagctcctcttcTGCCACAGCCTCAG GCTGGACAATAACCAGTTTAAGGATGATGtgatggagctgctgggcagTGTGCTGAGTGGGAAGGACTGCCAGATCCAGAGGCTCAG CTTGGCAGAAAATCACATCAGCAACAAAGGAGCCAAAGCTCTGGCCAGGTCGCTGCTGGTGAACAGGAGCCTGATGGTGCTGGA CCTGCGGAGCAACTCCATCGGCCCCACCGGAGCCAAAGCCCTGGCTGACgccctgaaaaaaaaccaaatcctgCTCTCCCTGAA CCTCCAGCACAACTCCATCAAGGAGGACGGGGCCACCTTCCTGGCCGAGGCCCTGCTGACCAACCACAGGCTGGTGACCCTGCA CCTGCAGAAAAACGCCATCGGAGCCCAGGGCGCTCAGAAAATCGCGGAGGCGCTGAAGCAGAACTGCAGCCTGAGGGAGCTGAT ACTCTCAAGCAACTCGGTGGGAGACAATGGCTCCATTGCCTTGGCCGAAGCTCTGAGGGTGAACCACAGCCTGCAAAGCCTTGA TCTCCAGAGCAACTCCATCAGCAGCGCAGGGGTCGCGGCGCTGacagcagctctctgctccAACAAGGGACTCCTCAGCCTCAA CCTCCGGGAGAACTCCATCAGCAAGGAGGGGGGCCCTGCCATCGCCCGTGCCCTGCGGAGCAACAGCACCCTCAGGAAGCTGGA CTTGGCGGCCAACCTGCTGTACGATGACGGGGGCAAGGCCATCGCCTTGGCCATCAGAGAGAACCGGGCCCTCACGTCCCTGCA CTTGCAGTGGAACTTCATCCAGGCCAAAGCAGCCACGGCCCTGGCACAAGCACTACAGTCCAACAGCAGCCTGGCCAGCCTCGA CCTGCAGGAGAACGCCATCGGAGACGAGGGAATGGCCGCCCTCTCCGCTGCACTGAAGGTCAACACCACCCTGGCAGATCTCCA CCTGCAAGTGGCTTCAATTGGCGCAGCTGGTGCCCAAGCCCTGGCAGAAGCCTTGATGGTCAACAAGAGCCTGCAGATCCTGGA CCTGCGGGGAAACTCTCTGGGCCCGGCGGGGGCCAAGGCCGTGGCCAACGCACTGAAGGTCAACCGCAGCCTGCGCTGGCTCAA CCTGCAGGAAAACTCCCTGGGCATGGACGGAGCCATCTGCATCGCCACGGCCCTCAAGGGCAACCACGGCCTCACCTATGTCAA cCTGCAGGGGAACCGCATCGGGCAGTCGGGAGCCAAGATGATCTCGGACGCCATCCGGACCAACTCGCCCGACTGCGTCGTGGACGTGTGA
- the NMRAL1 gene encoding LOW QUALITY PROTEIN: nmrA-like family domain-containing protein 1 (The sequence of the model RefSeq protein was modified relative to this genomic sequence to represent the inferred CDS: deleted 1 base in 1 codon) encodes MAGKKLIVVFGATGAQGGGVARALLDDGTFKVRAVTRSPRKKEAEELRRRGAEVVKADQDDEASLRERALAGAYGAFIVTNFWEHCSKEKEIEQGQRLADLSKRQGLRHVVFSGLENVHQLTGGRLEVLHFDGKGVVEEYFQKIGVPTTIIRLPFYFENFLSIFKPQKAPQGDTFVLELPMGDTPMDGMAVEDLGPVVLCLLKSPGEYIGQVIGLSTGKLTEAEYAAILSQQMGKTVTASKISPEEYEKQDFPGAKEMAAMFRFYALKPDRNVALTMKLNPKARTFQQWVGDNKNAF; translated from the exons ATGGCCGGGAAGAAGCTGATCGTGGTGTTCGGGGCCACCG gggcCCAGGGGGGCGGCGTGGCCCGGGCGCTGCTGGACGATGGCACCTTCAAGGTGCGCGCGGTGACGCGGAGCCCCAGGAAGAAGGAGGCGGAGGAGCTGAGGCGCAGGGGAGCCGAGGTGGTGAAGGCAGATCAGGACGATGAGGCATCGCTG AGGGAGCGGGCCTTGGCGGGTGCCTACGGAGCCTTTATTGTCACCAACTTCTGGGAACACTGCAGCAAGGAGAAGGAAATCGAGCAG GGACAGCGTCTCGCTGACCTGTCCAAGCGCCAGGGTCTGCGCCACGTCGTGTTCAGCGGCCTGGAGAACgtgcaccagctgacaggggGCCGGCTGGAGGTGCTGCACTTTGATGGCAAAGGCGTGGTGGAGGAGTACTTCCAGAAAATTGGGGTTCCCACCACCATCATCCGGCTGCCGTTCTACTTTGAGAACTTCCTCTCCATCTTCAAGCCGCAGAAGGCCCCGCAGGGAGACACCTTTGTCCTGG AGCTGCCCATGGGGGACACCCCCATGGATGGGATGGCTGTGGAGGACCTTGGGCCCGTTGTACTTTGCCTGCTGAAGTCCCCAGGGGAGTACATCGGCCAAGTGATAGGACTGAGCACGGGCAAGCTCACCGAGGCAGAGTACGCTGCCATCCTCTCCCAGCAGATGGGCAAGACTGTGACAGCCAGCAAG ATCTCCCCTGAGGAATACGAGAAGCAGGACTTCCCTGGGGCCAAGGAGATGGCTGCCATGTTCCGTTTCTATGCCCTAAAGCCAGATCGCAACGTGGCCCTGACCATGAAGCTCAACCCCAAGGCCCGCACCTTCCAGCAGTGGGTGGGGGACAACAAGAATGCCTTCTGA
- the NLRC3 gene encoding NLR family CARD domain-containing protein 3 isoform X2 encodes MEEPMVQKHVESLQSSCGNGLETGALQRLTNLLLVEGLTDIQQKEHDILQVETTKGLPSVSKSIPLEKLFLPLSKVSIPPRISVTIGVAGIGKSTLVKLFVCSWAKGEINRDIMSVLPLTFRELNTYEKLSAERLICSAFPHTTEPGCISAGAARTLLILDGLDEFKTPLDFSNAVVCTDPKKEIQVDNLITNIIRGNLLQEASVWVTSRPAAARQIPSGLVDRMTEIRGFGAAEMKDFLEQMFPGNRDLSSQVLQHIRANRSLQVLCTIPGFCWISGSSIAYFLKHSSDQSQEATVVPRTLSEIYSYYFKMALSGDWLEKPRETLRIEQAVNTSKKLVGSLGRLAFYGLLRRKHVFYEQDMKAYGIDLSLLHSCLSTRLLLKEDMQASTAYYFSHLTMQEFLAALYYYTAAKRAIFDLFTESGMSWPKLGFLNHFRSAVQRALQAEDRQLDVFIRFLSGLLSPQVNKLLSGWLLAKDEHGGFRSQAIGVLQGCLNAEHAVSSRAVNAMRCLHEMQHTDTAKAVEEAMRSGSLAGMLTPMNCSALAYLLQVSDVCLEETNLSNCLTYNVCKSLLSQLLFCHSLRLDNNQFKDDVMELLGSVLSGKDCQIQRLSLAENHISNKGAKALARSLLVNRSLMVLDLRSNSIGPTGAKALADALKKNQILLSLNLQHNSIKEDGATFLAEALLTNHRLVTLHLQKNAIGAQGAQKIAEALKQNCSLRELILSSNSVGDNGSIALAEALRVNHSLQSLDLQSNSISSAGVAALTAALCSNKGLLSLNLRENSISKEGGPAIARALRSNSTLRKLDLAANLLYDDGGKAIALAIRENRALTSLHLQWNFIQAKAATALAQALQSNSSLASLDLQENAIGDEGMAALSAALKVNTTLADLHLQVASIGAAGAQALAEALMVNKSLQILDLRGNSLGPAGAKAVANALKVNRSLRWLNLQENSLGMDGAICIATALKGNHGLTYVKGTASGSREPR; translated from the exons ATGGAAG AACCCATGGTGCAGAAGCACGTGGAGAGCCTCCAGAGCTCCTGTGGGAATGGCCTGGAGACAGGAGCCCTGCAGCGCCTCACCAACCTGCTGCTGGTGGAAGGCCTGACCGACATCCAGCAGAAGGAGCACGACATCCTGCAGGTTGAGACCACCAAAGGCCTGCCAAGCGTCTCCAAGAGCAtccccctggagaagctgttcCTGCCTCTCTCCAAAGTCAGTATCCCCCCTCGGATCTCTGTCACCATCGGCGTGGCCGGGATTGGCAAGAGCACTCTGGTGAAGCTGTTTGTCTGCAGCTGGGCAAAGGGGGAGATCAACAGGGACATCATGTCTGTGCTGCCCCTCACCTTCCGGGAGCTCAACACCTACGAGAAGCTCTCTGCTGAGCGCCTCATCTGCTCGGCCTTCCCCCACACCACCGAGCCCGGCTGCATCTCGGCCGGAGCCGCCCGGACCCTGCTCATCCTCGACGGCCTGGATGAGTTCAAGACCCCCTTGGATTTTTCCAACGCAGTGGTTTGCACTGATCCCAAAAAGGAGATCCAAGTGGACAACCTGATCACCAACATTATAAGGGGAAACCTGCTGCAGGAGGCCTCTGTGTGGGTCACGTCACGGCCGGCGGCGGCCAGGCAGATTCCCAGCGGGCTGGTGGACCGCATGACGGAAATCCGAGGGTTTGGGGCTGCAGAGATGAAGGACTTCTTGGAGCAGATGTTCCCGGGCAACAGAGACCTGTCCAGCCAAGTCCTGCAGCACATCAGGGCTAACAGGTCGCTCCAAGTCCTGTGCACCATTCCTGGTTTTTGCTGGATTTCTGGCTCCTCGATCGCTTATTTCCTAAAACATAGCAGCGATCAATCCCAAGAAGCAACTGTGGTCCCCAGGACCCTGTCAGAAATCTACtcctattattttaaaatggctCTGAGTGGTGACTGGCTGGAAAAGCCGAGAGAAACCCTCAGGATTGAGCAGGCTGTGAACACCAGCAAGAAGCTGgtgggcagcctgggcaggcTGGCCTTCTACGGGCTGCTCCGGAGGAAACACGTGTTCTACGAGCAGGACATGAAGGCCTACGGCATCGACCTCTCCCTGCTGCACAGCTGCCTCTCCACCCGCCTCCTGCTCAAGGAGGACATGCAGGCCTCCACAGCCTACTACTTCTCCCACTTAACCATGCAGGAGTTCCTGGCAGCTCTTTATTACTACACGGCGGCCAAGCGGGCCATCTTCGACCTCTTCACGGAGAGCGGCATGTCCTGGCCCAAGCTGGGCTTCCTCAACCACTTCAGGAGCGCCGTTCAGAGGGCGCTGCAGGCCGAGGACAGGCAGCTGGACGTCTTCATCCGCTTCCTCTCGGGGCTCCTGTCCCCGCAGGTGAACAAGCTGCTGTCGGGGTGGCTGCTGGCGAAGGACGAGCACGGCGGGTTCAGGAGCCAGGCCATCGGCGTCCTGCAGGGCTGCCTGAACGCCGAGCACGCCGTCTCCTCACGCGCCGTCAACGCCATGCGCTGCCTGCACGAGATGCAGCACACGGACACCGCCAAGGCCGTGGAGGAGGCCATGAGGAGCGGGAGCTTGGCCGGGATGCTCACCCCCatgaactgctctgccctggcttATCTCCTGCAGGTCTCTGACGTCTGCCTGGAGGAGACAAACCTCTCCAACTGCCTCACCTACAATGTCTGTAAGAgcctgctctcccagctcctcttcTGCCACAGCCTCAG GCTGGACAATAACCAGTTTAAGGATGATGtgatggagctgctgggcagTGTGCTGAGTGGGAAGGACTGCCAGATCCAGAGGCTCAG CTTGGCAGAAAATCACATCAGCAACAAAGGAGCCAAAGCTCTGGCCAGGTCGCTGCTGGTGAACAGGAGCCTGATGGTGCTGGA CCTGCGGAGCAACTCCATCGGCCCCACCGGAGCCAAAGCCCTGGCTGACgccctgaaaaaaaaccaaatcctgCTCTCCCTGAA CCTCCAGCACAACTCCATCAAGGAGGACGGGGCCACCTTCCTGGCCGAGGCCCTGCTGACCAACCACAGGCTGGTGACCCTGCA CCTGCAGAAAAACGCCATCGGAGCCCAGGGCGCTCAGAAAATCGCGGAGGCGCTGAAGCAGAACTGCAGCCTGAGGGAGCTGAT ACTCTCAAGCAACTCGGTGGGAGACAATGGCTCCATTGCCTTGGCCGAAGCTCTGAGGGTGAACCACAGCCTGCAAAGCCTTGA TCTCCAGAGCAACTCCATCAGCAGCGCAGGGGTCGCGGCGCTGacagcagctctctgctccAACAAGGGACTCCTCAGCCTCAA CCTCCGGGAGAACTCCATCAGCAAGGAGGGGGGCCCTGCCATCGCCCGTGCCCTGCGGAGCAACAGCACCCTCAGGAAGCTGGA CTTGGCGGCCAACCTGCTGTACGATGACGGGGGCAAGGCCATCGCCTTGGCCATCAGAGAGAACCGGGCCCTCACGTCCCTGCA CTTGCAGTGGAACTTCATCCAGGCCAAAGCAGCCACGGCCCTGGCACAAGCACTACAGTCCAACAGCAGCCTGGCCAGCCTCGA CCTGCAGGAGAACGCCATCGGAGACGAGGGAATGGCCGCCCTCTCCGCTGCACTGAAGGTCAACACCACCCTGGCAGATCTCCA CCTGCAAGTGGCTTCAATTGGCGCAGCTGGTGCCCAAGCCCTGGCAGAAGCCTTGATGGTCAACAAGAGCCTGCAGATCCTGGA CCTGCGGGGAAACTCTCTGGGCCCGGCGGGGGCCAAGGCCGTGGCCAACGCACTGAAGGTCAACCGCAGCCTGCGCTGGCTCAA CCTGCAGGAAAACTCCCTGGGCATGGACGGAGCCATCTGCATCGCCACGGCCCTCAAGGGCAACCACGGCCTCACCTATGTCAA GGGAACCGCATCGGGCAGTCGGGAGCCAAGATGA
- the NLRC3 gene encoding NLR family CARD domain-containing protein 3 isoform X3, whose amino-acid sequence MEEPMVQKHVESLQSSCGNGLETGALQRLTNLLLVEGLTDIQQKEHDILQVETTKGLPSVSKSIPLEKLFLPLSKVSIPPRISVTIGVAGIGKSTLVKLFVCSWAKGEINRDIMSVLPLTFRELNTYEKLSAERLICSAFPHTTEPGCISAGAARTLLILDGLDEFKTPLDFSNAVVCTDPKKEIQVDNLITNIIRGNLLQEASVWVTSRPAAARQIPSGLVDRMTEIRGFGAAEMKDFLEQMFPGNRDLSSQVLQHIRANRSLQVLCTIPGFCWISGSSIAYFLKHSSDQSQEATVVPRTLSEIYSYYFKMALSGDWLEKPRETLRIEQAVNTSKKLVGSLGRLAFYGLLRRKHVFYEQDMKAYGIDLSLLHSCLSTRLLLKEDMQASTAYYFSHLTMQEFLAALYYYTAAKRAIFDLFTESGMSWPKLGFLNHFRSAVQRALQAEDRQLDVFIRFLSGLLSPQVSDVCLEETNLSNCLTYNVCKSLLSQLLFCHSLRLDNNQFKDDVMELLGSVLSGKDCQIQRLSLAENHISNKGAKALARSLLVNRSLMVLDLRSNSIGPTGAKALADALKKNQILLSLNLQHNSIKEDGATFLAEALLTNHRLVTLHLQKNAIGAQGAQKIAEALKQNCSLRELILSSNSVGDNGSIALAEALRVNHSLQSLDLQSNSISSAGVAALTAALCSNKGLLSLNLRENSISKEGGPAIARALRSNSTLRKLDLAANLLYDDGGKAIALAIRENRALTSLHLQWNFIQAKAATALAQALQSNSSLASLDLQENAIGDEGMAALSAALKVNTTLADLHLQVASIGAAGAQALAEALMVNKSLQILDLRGNSLGPAGAKAVANALKVNRSLRWLNLQENSLGMDGAICIATALKGNHGLTYVNLQGNRIGQSGAKMISDAIRTNSPDCVVDV is encoded by the exons ATGGAAG AACCCATGGTGCAGAAGCACGTGGAGAGCCTCCAGAGCTCCTGTGGGAATGGCCTGGAGACAGGAGCCCTGCAGCGCCTCACCAACCTGCTGCTGGTGGAAGGCCTGACCGACATCCAGCAGAAGGAGCACGACATCCTGCAGGTTGAGACCACCAAAGGCCTGCCAAGCGTCTCCAAGAGCAtccccctggagaagctgttcCTGCCTCTCTCCAAAGTCAGTATCCCCCCTCGGATCTCTGTCACCATCGGCGTGGCCGGGATTGGCAAGAGCACTCTGGTGAAGCTGTTTGTCTGCAGCTGGGCAAAGGGGGAGATCAACAGGGACATCATGTCTGTGCTGCCCCTCACCTTCCGGGAGCTCAACACCTACGAGAAGCTCTCTGCTGAGCGCCTCATCTGCTCGGCCTTCCCCCACACCACCGAGCCCGGCTGCATCTCGGCCGGAGCCGCCCGGACCCTGCTCATCCTCGACGGCCTGGATGAGTTCAAGACCCCCTTGGATTTTTCCAACGCAGTGGTTTGCACTGATCCCAAAAAGGAGATCCAAGTGGACAACCTGATCACCAACATTATAAGGGGAAACCTGCTGCAGGAGGCCTCTGTGTGGGTCACGTCACGGCCGGCGGCGGCCAGGCAGATTCCCAGCGGGCTGGTGGACCGCATGACGGAAATCCGAGGGTTTGGGGCTGCAGAGATGAAGGACTTCTTGGAGCAGATGTTCCCGGGCAACAGAGACCTGTCCAGCCAAGTCCTGCAGCACATCAGGGCTAACAGGTCGCTCCAAGTCCTGTGCACCATTCCTGGTTTTTGCTGGATTTCTGGCTCCTCGATCGCTTATTTCCTAAAACATAGCAGCGATCAATCCCAAGAAGCAACTGTGGTCCCCAGGACCCTGTCAGAAATCTACtcctattattttaaaatggctCTGAGTGGTGACTGGCTGGAAAAGCCGAGAGAAACCCTCAGGATTGAGCAGGCTGTGAACACCAGCAAGAAGCTGgtgggcagcctgggcaggcTGGCCTTCTACGGGCTGCTCCGGAGGAAACACGTGTTCTACGAGCAGGACATGAAGGCCTACGGCATCGACCTCTCCCTGCTGCACAGCTGCCTCTCCACCCGCCTCCTGCTCAAGGAGGACATGCAGGCCTCCACAGCCTACTACTTCTCCCACTTAACCATGCAGGAGTTCCTGGCAGCTCTTTATTACTACACGGCGGCCAAGCGGGCCATCTTCGACCTCTTCACGGAGAGCGGCATGTCCTGGCCCAAGCTGGGCTTCCTCAACCACTTCAGGAGCGCCGTTCAGAGGGCGCTGCAGGCCGAGGACAGGCAGCTGGACGTCTTCATCCGCTTCCTCTCGGGGCTCCTGTCCCCGCAG GTCTCTGACGTCTGCCTGGAGGAGACAAACCTCTCCAACTGCCTCACCTACAATGTCTGTAAGAgcctgctctcccagctcctcttcTGCCACAGCCTCAG GCTGGACAATAACCAGTTTAAGGATGATGtgatggagctgctgggcagTGTGCTGAGTGGGAAGGACTGCCAGATCCAGAGGCTCAG CTTGGCAGAAAATCACATCAGCAACAAAGGAGCCAAAGCTCTGGCCAGGTCGCTGCTGGTGAACAGGAGCCTGATGGTGCTGGA CCTGCGGAGCAACTCCATCGGCCCCACCGGAGCCAAAGCCCTGGCTGACgccctgaaaaaaaaccaaatcctgCTCTCCCTGAA CCTCCAGCACAACTCCATCAAGGAGGACGGGGCCACCTTCCTGGCCGAGGCCCTGCTGACCAACCACAGGCTGGTGACCCTGCA CCTGCAGAAAAACGCCATCGGAGCCCAGGGCGCTCAGAAAATCGCGGAGGCGCTGAAGCAGAACTGCAGCCTGAGGGAGCTGAT ACTCTCAAGCAACTCGGTGGGAGACAATGGCTCCATTGCCTTGGCCGAAGCTCTGAGGGTGAACCACAGCCTGCAAAGCCTTGA TCTCCAGAGCAACTCCATCAGCAGCGCAGGGGTCGCGGCGCTGacagcagctctctgctccAACAAGGGACTCCTCAGCCTCAA CCTCCGGGAGAACTCCATCAGCAAGGAGGGGGGCCCTGCCATCGCCCGTGCCCTGCGGAGCAACAGCACCCTCAGGAAGCTGGA CTTGGCGGCCAACCTGCTGTACGATGACGGGGGCAAGGCCATCGCCTTGGCCATCAGAGAGAACCGGGCCCTCACGTCCCTGCA CTTGCAGTGGAACTTCATCCAGGCCAAAGCAGCCACGGCCCTGGCACAAGCACTACAGTCCAACAGCAGCCTGGCCAGCCTCGA CCTGCAGGAGAACGCCATCGGAGACGAGGGAATGGCCGCCCTCTCCGCTGCACTGAAGGTCAACACCACCCTGGCAGATCTCCA CCTGCAAGTGGCTTCAATTGGCGCAGCTGGTGCCCAAGCCCTGGCAGAAGCCTTGATGGTCAACAAGAGCCTGCAGATCCTGGA CCTGCGGGGAAACTCTCTGGGCCCGGCGGGGGCCAAGGCCGTGGCCAACGCACTGAAGGTCAACCGCAGCCTGCGCTGGCTCAA CCTGCAGGAAAACTCCCTGGGCATGGACGGAGCCATCTGCATCGCCACGGCCCTCAAGGGCAACCACGGCCTCACCTATGTCAA cCTGCAGGGGAACCGCATCGGGCAGTCGGGAGCCAAGATGATCTCGGACGCCATCCGGACCAACTCGCCCGACTGCGTCGTGGACGTGTGA